A single window of Methanoregula sp. DNA harbors:
- a CDS encoding M48 family metalloprotease — MAIFLVIDTVGNLKDIVLMIFKKKVEIPVPVEVSNLAKSMGVTCNSFKIVMDNFNACVLPTGSVFIGDKTFFTLNKEELLAVFAHEFAHNKKRHYWIKISAFALLLLAGYTVFNGLPEFMMWYALFAFTSITMIPVSWYLELDADGMGKKFVGAEHMISALEKTSIDRDQNEGSESHPPINARIRALKVSQ, encoded by the coding sequence ATGGCGATATTCCTTGTAATCGATACCGTAGGTAATCTCAAGGATATAGTTTTGATGATATTTAAGAAAAAAGTAGAGATTCCTGTACCGGTTGAAGTCTCCAATCTTGCGAAAAGCATGGGAGTGACCTGTAACTCTTTTAAAATAGTGATGGACAATTTCAATGCTTGCGTTTTACCAACCGGTAGTGTATTCATTGGGGATAAAACATTTTTTACCTTGAATAAAGAGGAACTACTTGCGGTATTCGCTCATGAATTTGCTCATAATAAAAAGAGACATTATTGGATTAAAATCTCGGCATTTGCACTTCTTTTATTGGCAGGCTACACGGTTTTCAATGGTTTACCAGAATTCATGATGTGGTATGCATTATTTGCATTTACTTCAATTACGATGATTCCTGTCAGTTGGTATCTTGAACTGGATGCAGATGGTATGGGGAAAAAGTTTGTCGGTGCTGAGCATATGATCTCTGCACTTGAAAAAACCTCAATTGATCGTGATCAGAACGAGGGATCAGAATCACATCCCCCGATTAATGCACGAATTCGGGCTTTAAAAGTGTCTCAATAA
- a CDS encoding CAP domain-containing protein — MMELRHVKYILITIGIFLGLSFLATFLYLFFSEFIILLILIGIAYAFIRYTPRRRSPKWLLGLRKKLKNFYWEIYWKINQPFKRSSRSQKYYPSRRVRYGKNIKIETSVFNSVNKIRQRHRLPALSWDDNSYSTAQRRAKEISWNFSHDGVPSSCGENIAQIPLGNVRGLGFVQKQNISQKFVNTWMRSPGHRENILRGSYHSIAIGVYQKGRRYYAVQLFS; from the coding sequence ATGATGGAACTCCGTCATGTAAAATATATCCTGATAACCATCGGAATATTCCTTGGCCTCTCCTTTCTTGCTACGTTCTTGTATCTGTTTTTCTCCGAATTCATCATTTTGTTGATTTTAATTGGAATTGCATACGCTTTCATTCGGTACACTCCACGGAGAAGATCACCAAAGTGGTTATTGGGATTGAGGAAGAAACTGAAAAATTTCTATTGGGAAATCTACTGGAAGATCAACCAGCCTTTTAAACGGAGTTCAAGATCTCAAAAATATTATCCATCCCGTCGTGTTCGATATGGTAAAAATATCAAAATCGAAACGAGCGTTTTCAATTCCGTAAATAAAATCCGGCAACGACATCGACTACCAGCACTGTCGTGGGATGATAATTCATACTCTACGGCTCAGCGCAGGGCAAAAGAAATATCATGGAATTTTTCTCATGATGGTGTCCCATCATCATGCGGAGAAAATATCGCACAAATCCCTCTTGGGAATGTTCGCGGGCTGGGATTTGTTCAAAAACAGAATATTTCCCAAAAATTTGTTAATACCTGGATGCGGAGTCCCGGACACCGTGAAAATATTTTACGAGGAAGCTATCATTCTATTGCAATCGGTGTTTATCAGAAAGGCAGAAGATATTATGCGGTTCAATTGTTTTCGTGA
- a CDS encoding DUF3467 domain-containing protein — translation MIKNSAVPNPTKTQKQPAKADSKVTIDIQSLYRFRPENLQVDITTVRYANHSFIQVTERDLYIDFLEMPGVKKENGKVAVNGTRIYMTHVAAQKMAEALSGVLERVHRDGRMESYAPKKDAAAKITTKIAKSSKSSEA, via the coding sequence ATGATAAAGAATTCTGCTGTCCCAAATCCGACAAAAACTCAGAAACAACCAGCGAAAGCAGATTCCAAAGTTACTATTGATATTCAGTCCCTGTACAGGTTCAGACCGGAGAATCTCCAGGTAGATATCACAACAGTACGATATGCAAATCATTCATTCATTCAGGTCACCGAGCGGGACTTGTACATAGATTTCCTTGAAATGCCCGGTGTAAAAAAAGAGAATGGAAAAGTTGCGGTTAATGGCACGCGAATCTACATGACCCACGTTGCAGCACAGAAGATGGCTGAGGCATTATCCGGGGTTCTCGAACGTGTGCACCGTGACGGGCGGATGGAGTCCTATGCCCCAAAGAAGGACGCTGCCGCAAAGATTACCACAAAGATCGCCAAATCTTCAAAGAGCTCGGAAGCGTAA